AGAGCGCGCGAGCTCGGCATCGGCAAGCCGGTGCGCGTGGTCACCAGCGTCATGCATTCGGGTTGGAGCCGCCGCGACGACGAGCCCGATACCGTCGAGCTCTGTGCGCGTGAAGCCTACGAGGAAGCGGGCATCGGGCCCGAAGACGTCAGCGTCATCGAGCTCCACGACGCCTCCGCGCCGGCGGAGATCATGAACTACGAGGCGCTCGGGCTGTGCGCGAAAGGCGAGGGCGGCGCGCTCGTCGCGTCGGGGGCGACGCGTCTCGGGGGGCGCATTCCCGTCAACACGTCGGGAGGCTTGCTCCGCAAAGGCCACCCGGTCGGCGCCACCGGGGTCGCGCAGATCGTCGAGCTCACCGAGCAGCTGCAGGGCCGCGCCGGCGAGCGCCAGGTGGAAGGCGCGCGCATCGGCATGGCGCAAAACGGCGGCGGCAAGAAGGGCAACGACGCGGCGGCCATGCTGGTGACGATTCTCGAGGCGTGACGGCCGCGGATTCATGCGACCCCGCAACGAGTTCATCCTCGCGGAGCTGATCGCCGCGCGCGCCGAGGCCACACCGGACCTCGACGTGCTCACCTTCGAGCACCCGGGCGGGGATGGCGGCGCGGCCGCCGACGAGGTTCGGACGTTCGCCGACCTGCACGCCCATGCGAACCGCATCGCGGCGGCGCTGGTCGAGCGCGGCGTGAAGCCCGGCGATCGCTTCGCCTTGATGATGCAGAACCACCCCGAGTTCGTCGAGACGATGATCGCCGCGTCGATCAGCGGCGCGATCTTCGTGCCGATCGATCCGCGGACGCGCGGCGACAAGCTCGCCTTCATGCTCGCCAACTCCGGCTGCGCCGGCATCGTCTGCGGGGAGCCTTGCTTGCCGGAGGTCGAGGCGGTGCGAGCCCGCTTGCCCGATCTTCGCTGGACGCTGGTGCGTGAAACGACGCTACGGGAGGTGCTCGCGCGCACTGCCGCCACCGTCGACGTCCGCGCCGGCGATGCCGACGCGCCGCTGCAGATCATGTACACCTCGGGCACCACGGGCGATCCCAAGGGCATCGTCGGCGCGAATTACCGCTTCTGCGCCGCCGGCATGCTCGGCACGTTGTTCGGCTACCGATCCGACGACCGGCCCTACACCGGCCTCTCGCTTACGCACGGCAATGCGCAGGCGGTGACCTTGGCGCCGGCGCTGGTGATGGGCCTGCGCGCGGTGTTCAGCCCGCGTTTCACCAAGTCGCGGCTGTGGGACGTGTGCCGACGGCACGGCTGCACGACGTTCTCGCTGGTCGGAGGCATGGCGACGGCGATCTACAGCGAGCCGCCGCGCCCGGACGACGGCGACAATCCCGTTCG
The window above is part of the Deltaproteobacteria bacterium genome. Proteins encoded here:
- a CDS encoding AMP-binding protein, whose translation is MRPRNEFILAELIAARAEATPDLDVLTFEHPGGDGGAAADEVRTFADLHAHANRIAAALVERGVKPGDRFALMMQNHPEFVETMIAASISGAIFVPIDPRTRGDKLAFMLANSGCAGIVCGEPCLPEVEAVRARLPDLRWTLVRETTLREVLARTAATVDVRAGDADAPLQIMYTSGTTGDPKGIVGANYRFCAAGMLGTLFGYRSDDRPYTGLSLTHGNAQAVTLAPALVMGLRAVFSPRFTKSRLWDVCRRHGCTTFSLVGGMATAIYSEPPRPDDGDNPVRLVVSGGMPPAIWRPFETRFGVDVLEFYGAMDGGGMAYKPVGEGPVGSFGKPMPGIEMQVLDEAGNACAPGVVGEICVRPVGGGEASVEYHGNPEASRRKIRGGWNRSGDMGHSDAHGWLFFDYRAGGGIRHNGDFIDPSFVEKAIAELPEVTDVFVYGVGAASGAPGEKDVVAAIVAAPGARVDPATIYAACRRSLEANFVPSYLQIVDEIPKSASEKPQERFLRERFDPGAPNVHRPPSADDSSGSSCRSRPRT